Proteins encoded by one window of Drosophila melanogaster chromosome X:
- the CG33668 gene encoding uncharacterized protein, with amino-acid sequence MSFKSSHKLKPNWLSRSKKYKLSEPSMIIRDIRQERALQQKFVSDTRSMTDLMQQLLNGNMLHGDVISSHFLEFPKSRCVHFEFCPEIERRRTTKIYNMRRSVQRALEYVVQNSIVRPKIEDDVEESQMEINNGCGAVVIDTIAAAFENSKDVNLTDKRD; translated from the coding sequence ATGAGCTTTAAAAGTTCTCATAAACTAAAGCCAAATTGGCTTTCCCGTTCTAAGAAATACAAACTGTCGGAACCATCAATGATTATACGCGATATCAGACAAGAGAGAGCTCTGCAACAAAAGTTTGTAAGCGACACTCGTTCAATGACAGATTTGATGCAGCAGTTACTTAATGGCAACATGCTCCACGGCGACGTTATTAGTTCGCATTTTTTGGAATTTCCGAAATCTAGATGTGTGCATTTTGAGTTCTGTCCCGAAATAGAGAGGAGAAGAACTACAAAAATCTATAATATGCGACGTTCTGTGCAGAGAGCATTAGAATATGTTGTACAAAATTCAATTGTAAGACCGAAAATTGAAGACGATGTCGAGGAATCGcagatggaaataaataatggaTGTGGTGCAGTAGTTATTGACacgattgctgctgcttttgaaAATTCGAAAGATGTTAATTTGACTGACAAGCGTGACTAA